In Hoeflea ulvae, one genomic interval encodes:
- a CDS encoding tellurite resistance TerB family protein, translating into MTERVTTHDALIYLMVTMSAVDKAMNDAELARIGRLVTFLPVFDGFDEERLIDVTRAAAEILKGPEGLDIILEVLRDAVPHKFYDTAYALAVEIASADYNIQQEEIRLLQMVRDRLGLDKLTCAAIERGAIARFRSA; encoded by the coding sequence ATGACCGAACGTGTTACCACCCATGACGCCCTGATCTATCTGATGGTCACCATGTCTGCCGTCGACAAGGCGATGAACGACGCCGAACTGGCCCGCATCGGCCGCCTCGTCACTTTCCTGCCGGTGTTTGACGGCTTTGACGAGGAACGGCTGATCGATGTGACCCGCGCCGCCGCCGAAATCCTCAAGGGTCCTGAAGGGCTCGACATCATTCTCGAGGTTCTGCGCGACGCGGTTCCGCACAAATTCTACGACACGGCTTACGCCCTGGCCGTGGAGATCGCTTCGGCCGACTACAATATCCAGCAGGAGGAAATCAGGCTGCTGCAGATGGTGCGCGACCGGCTGGGCCTCGACAAACTGACCTGCGCGGCTATCGAACGCGGCGCGATCGCACGGTTCCGCAGCGCCTGA